The following are from one region of the Nostoc cf. commune SO-36 genome:
- a CDS encoding 5-(carboxyamino)imidazole ribonucleotide synthase, with amino-acid sequence MKRVGIIGGGQLAWMMADAAQKLGVELVIQTPSEHDPAVSIAQETVFAPVDDASATEILAEKCDIITFENEFVNLQALSDLAQQGVCFRPRLEALAPLLDKYHQRCYLRDLGLPVPQFFALDDVENLKSKVEYLGFPVVLKSRRHGYDGQGTFIIQDFATLEQKLSDETTTTLNQSFFLLEEFIPFERELAIIAARSVEGEIVTYPVVETQQEQQVCRRVMAPAEITPNQVAEIQAIAHTLLNSLEVVGIFGIELFLGTNGKILVNEIAPRTHNSGHFSIDACETSQFEQHLRAVCGLPLGNPALQCAGAVMVNLLGYENSHSDYQSQRQQIAEIPQAHVHWYGKTESRPGRKLGHVTVLLDNQNREEAIAIAQTIESIWYPR; translated from the coding sequence ATGAAACGTGTTGGTATAATTGGTGGCGGACAACTTGCCTGGATGATGGCGGATGCAGCACAGAAGCTAGGAGTAGAATTGGTAATACAAACTCCTAGCGAACACGATCCGGCCGTGTCAATCGCTCAGGAAACTGTTTTCGCTCCAGTTGATGATGCAAGTGCTACGGAAATATTAGCTGAAAAATGCGATATTATCACCTTTGAAAACGAATTTGTTAATCTGCAAGCTTTATCTGATTTAGCACAGCAAGGCGTTTGTTTTCGTCCCAGGTTAGAAGCTTTAGCTCCTCTTTTAGATAAATATCATCAGCGTTGCTATTTACGCGATTTGGGCTTACCAGTTCCCCAATTTTTCGCCCTTGACGATGTAGAAAATCTCAAATCAAAAGTAGAATATCTAGGTTTTCCAGTAGTTTTGAAATCCCGCCGCCACGGTTATGATGGTCAAGGTACTTTCATAATCCAGGATTTTGCTACTTTAGAGCAAAAGCTAAGTGATGAAACCACAACAACTTTAAATCAATCATTTTTCTTGTTAGAAGAATTTATCCCTTTTGAAAGAGAACTAGCAATAATTGCAGCGCGTTCTGTAGAGGGAGAAATTGTAACTTATCCAGTAGTGGAAACTCAACAAGAACAACAAGTGTGTCGGCGGGTGATGGCGCCAGCCGAGATTACACCTAATCAAGTAGCAGAAATCCAAGCGATCGCACATACTCTATTAAATAGCCTAGAAGTAGTAGGAATTTTTGGAATTGAGCTATTTCTGGGTACTAATGGCAAAATCCTGGTAAATGAAATTGCACCCCGTACCCACAATTCTGGGCATTTTTCTATTGATGCCTGTGAAACTTCTCAGTTTGAGCAGCACTTGAGAGCAGTTTGTGGTTTACCTTTAGGGAATCCGGCTTTGCAATGCGCTGGCGCTGTGATGGTGAACCTACTGGGGTATGAAAATTCTCACAGCGACTATCAAAGCCAGCGTCAACAAATAGCAGAAATTCCCCAAGCGCACGTTCACTGGTATGGGAAGACAGAATCACGTCCTGGGCGGAAGTTGGGACATGTTACCGTTTTGCTGGATAATCAGAATCGAGAGGAAGCGATCGCGATCGCCCAGACCATAGAATCTATCTGGTATCCCAGGTAA
- a CDS encoding FGGY-family carbohydrate kinase: MIGCQKLFPSSAIAGYLTASASEHLGLKVGLRAIAGAADTAAAALGNGLLEPGLVQLTIGTGAQIITPRSQPILDPHGRTHLYRAAVPNQWYTLAAMQNAGLALEWVRGILGLSWEQVYTKAFSVPPGCEGLTFLPYLTGERTLHLDPYARGAWVGLGLHHTQAHLMRSALEGVAFSLRQGFEALEATGFKATELRLAGGGTVEMPWKQLLTDVLRIPLYATTVAAASARGAALLAGIGIGVYADANDTSELAVTPTLAATPQSIDSALEEAWMRYQSLYPRLSKKLEYKK, from the coding sequence GTGATTGGTTGCCAAAAATTATTCCCCTCTAGTGCGATCGCAGGCTACTTAACAGCTAGTGCTTCAGAGCATCTTGGCTTAAAAGTTGGCTTAAGAGCGATCGCTGGTGCTGCGGATACAGCCGCCGCCGCACTTGGTAACGGACTACTAGAGCCTGGTTTGGTTCAACTAACCATTGGCACAGGCGCTCAAATCATTACACCTCGCTCCCAACCAATTCTTGATCCTCATGGTCGCACACATCTATATAGAGCCGCCGTACCTAACCAGTGGTACACCCTTGCAGCAATGCAAAATGCCGGATTAGCGCTTGAGTGGGTGCGAGGTATCCTCGGCTTGAGTTGGGAGCAAGTCTATACTAAAGCGTTTTCTGTTCCTCCAGGATGTGAAGGGTTGACATTTTTGCCATACCTCACAGGTGAGCGAACTCTTCACCTTGACCCTTATGCACGCGGGGCATGGGTGGGGCTTGGACTTCATCATACACAGGCGCACCTGATGCGATCGGCTTTAGAGGGAGTTGCTTTTTCCTTGCGACAAGGTTTTGAAGCACTTGAGGCAACAGGTTTTAAAGCGACAGAACTGCGTTTAGCAGGCGGTGGAACCGTAGAAATGCCTTGGAAACAATTACTTACTGATGTATTGAGAATACCTCTCTATGCAACTACAGTTGCTGCTGCTTCCGCGCGTGGTGCTGCTCTACTGGCGGGTATCGGCATTGGTGTATACGCAGATGCTAATGATACAAGCGAACTGGCAGTCACACCAACGCTTGCTGCAACTCCCCAATCAATTGATTCAGCCCTAGAAGAGGCTTGGATGCGATATCAATCCCTTTATCCACGGCTTTCAAAGAAGCTGGAATATAAAAAGTAA
- a CDS encoding RNaseH domain-containing protein: MPKKDVQPPILLPARMNLAEDALTDLEIAVLEFPFLGIVGDFCNSMEQVLLPQRKSKVRWPYRQLNNGLLACASTLTHGFEYFNTGDYRALAVGTVENPLRVPTPEKIHELVIIWAQEWAKQFDGKGKADQVNSVCDRFLENMAIIPTNWNWQPITPKTLIQNINAEKGLGYQAIPSFLATLLHGKKCVISSGQREQEIQWRKVQGGGSGRTGLFIVSQAFPALYTDDYGNEREGYFVYRLDFRVQTQAGRFNQNGKLQPWIFLHLSCQRYAHEPLIETNYGREISVLMGMNEERLSGYEVDSTLIRLTIENNGREDSNLWKFQLPNLLAAFKARPLETTDNIRCNPSRYGNLDNHPNWNRDEYYLVHAEGYKYEHENHKRGHSIKPGFSLQERGDIVAQVLELLNGVLISDNPMQSDIPAPSGQKTPLAMRDYEYISQPPSFTKQQKENLTEKEIKQRVNNRRQERQTIIADAIERALQGKPTHLFILWRERDTYDVTCQTLRDAFLLNEGENFPEHIKVSSVWIDDPNLLKPLDTAGLSTKDGQEFDKQIRKQHQMKLDAWRNFLKHKVIASIDSTTKPYCFAIIEIGQTKKKGVHPKQSIYRVVREACVLEKIGSQMVQTVKPKSSDKEDERTDTSAFYSKKTEGRILNAVLDVTLRQVGALYGLPSEVYERAGIPKEIAQNLDVIALCRRKATQGQDNIHYALAVRLRANGAVDVLFPDRNNWIPYAEAGIELGQIFSRVRCVGVARRRHRNYKTVQLKGIELAKFAADVLTLVSEKPTLVLIEADVWRNERGEENGGQAWFQLKNEYLLAKRDILDFQHVPGHACVYPRDHNQLRNLLGIIRFRTGDETTQYITNRQAWNENSPARDLIRLSGFYDISVSELLHYFSIGKLPKTQKAQDTPTARELYMLDSQDDEYGVNIAFKHQQMLEMLPFFIRSDFQKTEESLKSICRVPHYLRISPAWSMGNIHLPYPMHLGKQLIKDHLCILGVEV; this comes from the coding sequence ATGCCTAAAAAAGACGTGCAACCTCCTATTCTCTTACCTGCCAGAATGAATCTTGCAGAAGATGCTCTTACAGATTTAGAAATTGCGGTACTTGAGTTTCCATTTTTAGGAATTGTTGGTGACTTTTGTAACAGCATGGAACAAGTTCTGTTGCCTCAGCGTAAATCAAAGGTTCGTTGGCCGTATCGACAGTTAAACAATGGATTGCTTGCCTGTGCATCAACATTGACACATGGTTTTGAATACTTTAATACAGGCGATTATCGAGCATTAGCTGTAGGAACGGTTGAAAATCCACTGCGAGTTCCAACTCCTGAGAAAATACATGAGTTAGTGATTATTTGGGCGCAGGAGTGGGCAAAGCAATTTGATGGCAAGGGTAAAGCAGATCAGGTAAATAGTGTTTGCGATCGCTTCCTTGAAAACATGGCCATAATTCCCACTAATTGGAATTGGCAACCTATTACTCCAAAAACGCTTATTCAAAACATCAATGCCGAAAAAGGACTGGGATACCAAGCCATTCCTAGTTTCTTGGCAACATTGCTACATGGAAAAAAGTGTGTCATTAGCTCTGGGCAAAGAGAGCAAGAAATCCAGTGGCGCAAAGTACAAGGCGGTGGTTCTGGTCGTACTGGACTATTCATAGTCAGTCAAGCATTTCCGGCACTGTACACAGATGACTATGGCAACGAAAGGGAAGGTTATTTTGTCTATCGCTTGGATTTTCGCGTTCAGACTCAAGCAGGACGATTCAACCAAAATGGCAAGCTTCAACCGTGGATTTTTTTGCATTTAAGTTGCCAACGATATGCTCATGAGCCATTAATCGAAACTAATTATGGTCGTGAAATCTCTGTACTGATGGGAATGAATGAGGAACGTTTATCTGGTTACGAAGTAGATTCAACTTTGATCCGTCTTACCATTGAGAACAATGGAAGAGAAGATAGTAATCTGTGGAAATTTCAATTACCAAATCTGTTAGCTGCATTCAAAGCGCGTCCCCTTGAAACAACCGATAACATTCGTTGCAACCCTTCTAGATACGGCAATTTAGATAATCATCCTAACTGGAATAGAGATGAATATTATTTAGTTCATGCTGAAGGATACAAGTATGAACATGAAAACCATAAAAGAGGACATAGTATTAAACCAGGATTTAGTTTACAGGAACGCGGTGATATTGTTGCTCAAGTGTTAGAGCTTCTAAACGGTGTTTTAATATCAGATAATCCAATGCAATCTGATATTCCTGCTCCATCTGGTCAAAAAACACCCTTGGCGATGCGTGATTACGAATATATTTCTCAACCTCCAAGTTTTACAAAACAACAAAAAGAAAATCTGACTGAAAAAGAAATTAAGCAACGTGTAAATAACCGTCGTCAAGAGAGACAAACGATCATTGCTGATGCGATTGAGCGGGCGTTACAAGGAAAACCCACACATCTTTTTATTCTGTGGCGCGAACGAGATACCTATGATGTAACTTGCCAGACATTGCGTGATGCTTTCCTGCTCAATGAAGGAGAAAATTTTCCAGAGCATATCAAAGTATCATCTGTGTGGATTGATGATCCAAATCTCTTGAAACCACTCGACACAGCCGGACTTTCAACTAAAGATGGTCAAGAATTTGACAAACAGATTCGCAAGCAGCATCAAATGAAACTCGATGCATGGCGCAACTTTTTGAAACATAAGGTTATTGCTTCAATTGACTCTACTACTAAGCCTTACTGTTTTGCAATTATTGAAATTGGACAAACGAAAAAGAAGGGAGTTCATCCTAAACAAAGCATTTATAGAGTGGTTCGTGAAGCTTGTGTGTTAGAAAAAATCGGTTCCCAAATGGTGCAAACAGTTAAACCAAAATCATCTGACAAAGAAGATGAAAGGACAGATACATCGGCATTTTACAGCAAGAAGACAGAAGGACGTATTCTGAATGCTGTACTGGATGTAACGCTACGCCAAGTTGGGGCACTTTATGGACTGCCCTCAGAAGTCTATGAACGGGCAGGAATACCCAAAGAAATCGCCCAAAATCTAGATGTAATTGCCCTTTGTCGCCGAAAAGCTACTCAAGGACAAGATAATATTCACTATGCCTTAGCTGTTCGTCTGCGGGCAAATGGTGCAGTTGATGTGTTATTCCCCGATCGCAACAATTGGATTCCTTATGCAGAGGCGGGGATTGAACTGGGACAGATTTTCTCACGGGTACGGTGCGTAGGCGTAGCCCGCCGCAGGCATCGCAATTACAAAACAGTTCAGTTAAAGGGAATAGAGCTTGCAAAATTTGCGGCGGATGTACTAACGCTAGTAAGCGAAAAACCTACCCTTGTCTTAATCGAAGCCGACGTATGGCGTAATGAACGTGGTGAAGAAAACGGAGGTCAAGCTTGGTTCCAGCTAAAAAATGAATATCTTCTTGCAAAACGGGATATCTTAGACTTCCAACACGTTCCCGGTCATGCTTGTGTATATCCTCGTGACCATAACCAACTTAGGAACCTGCTAGGAATAATTCGCTTCCGCACTGGCGACGAGACAACTCAATACATCACCAATCGCCAAGCTTGGAATGAGAATTCTCCAGCACGAGATTTAATTCGCTTAAGTGGTTTTTACGATATCTCTGTATCTGAGTTGCTTCATTACTTCTCTATTGGAAAATTACCGAAAACACAAAAAGCTCAAGATACCCCAACAGCACGCGAACTCTATATGCTCGATTCTCAAGATGACGAATACGGTGTAAATATTGCATTCAAGCACCAGCAGATGTTAGAAATGCTTCCTTTCTTCATTCGTTCGGATTTTCAAAAAACAGAAGAAAGCCTAAAATCAATTTGCCGAGTACCGCACTACTTACGAATCTCACCAGCATGGTCTATGGGTAATATTCATTTACCATATCCAATGCATTTAGGCAAACAACTAATAAAGGATCACTTATGCATTCTTGGTGTAGAAGTTTGA
- a CDS encoding DUF2171 domain-containing protein, producing the protein MDVSQIKEHLPVYAEGPGGLSGASDTHIGNIDSVEEGKYIKLTKNNAPDGQHHWFPIEWVRAVDERAVYLKKTVNEVIEELLSEQPSGI; encoded by the coding sequence ATGGACGTATCACAGATTAAAGAACATCTTCCTGTTTATGCAGAAGGCCCAGGCGGGTTATCAGGGGCATCTGACACACATATTGGAAATATCGACTCCGTGGAGGAAGGCAAGTATATCAAATTGACGAAGAATAATGCTCCTGATGGGCAACACCACTGGTTTCCTATTGAGTGGGTAAGGGCAGTAGATGAACGAGCCGTTTATCTGAAAAAAACGGTGAATGAAGTGATAGAAGAATTGCTCAGTGAGCAGCCTAGTGGTATTTAA
- a CDS encoding mechanosensitive ion channel family protein — MTEQDTVPGSTVDEQAKIWAQQIEEALQQANLERTRTYLQQTTFVAVAILFITAGFSWLLGWIRHHFFRIISQRLTTNSNSIPNSEPLKVLELFFKLVLVSMRIGLWISAILYITNLFPFTRQWSYQLSNILITSFTSPILTLGKNPYSLTELIILIGLLFGLVIFAGTITNFLRSRILYLTGINRGAQEAIVILFKYGLIFIGTLVLLQIWGLDISSLTILASALSVGIGFGLQDIAKNFGSGLVLVFERPIQIGDFVEVGEYTGTVERIGARSTEIRTLDHVSIIVPNSRFLEKEVINWSHRNPISRLHLPVGVAYSSDPKAVQDALLEAASKHPNVLQTPSPLVLFKEFGNNTLNFELLVWTAEPNKQFLLKSDLYYNIYENLQQRQIEIPFAQLDLHVRSGRLEFTPEMQLALMQMVERLSNNE, encoded by the coding sequence GTGACAGAACAAGATACTGTTCCAGGTAGCACAGTTGATGAGCAGGCAAAAATTTGGGCACAACAAATTGAAGAAGCGTTACAGCAAGCTAACTTAGAGCGAACTAGAACATATCTTCAACAAACAACTTTTGTAGCAGTAGCAATTTTATTTATAACTGCCGGATTCAGTTGGCTATTGGGATGGATTAGGCATCACTTTTTTCGAATAATATCACAACGCTTAACTACTAATAGCAATTCCATACCTAATTCGGAACCACTTAAAGTATTAGAATTATTTTTTAAATTAGTGTTGGTGAGTATGCGTATCGGACTTTGGATAAGTGCGATTCTTTACATCACTAATCTCTTTCCTTTCACTCGTCAATGGAGCTACCAACTTTCAAATATCCTAATCACCAGTTTCACCTCACCTATTCTGACATTAGGCAAGAATCCTTACTCTTTAACTGAATTAATAATTTTGATTGGTTTGTTGTTCGGCTTAGTTATCTTTGCTGGAACCATAACCAATTTTTTACGTTCTCGCATTCTCTATTTAACTGGAATCAATCGTGGCGCTCAAGAAGCGATTGTAATACTTTTTAAATATGGTCTGATTTTTATTGGCACACTGGTACTGCTACAAATCTGGGGGCTTGACATTAGCTCTTTGACAATCTTAGCAAGTGCTTTAAGCGTTGGCATTGGCTTTGGTTTACAGGATATTGCTAAGAATTTTGGCAGTGGTTTAGTACTAGTATTTGAGCGTCCGATTCAGATTGGAGATTTTGTGGAAGTTGGAGAATATACAGGTACTGTAGAGCGAATAGGTGCCAGAAGTACCGAGATTCGTACTCTTGACCACGTTTCCATCATTGTACCCAACTCTCGCTTCTTGGAAAAAGAAGTAATCAACTGGAGCCACCGCAACCCGATTTCTCGCCTTCATCTCCCCGTTGGCGTTGCTTATAGTTCAGATCCCAAAGCAGTGCAAGATGCTTTGTTAGAGGCAGCCTCTAAGCATCCCAACGTCTTGCAGACTCCTTCTCCTTTGGTATTGTTTAAAGAATTTGGCAACAACACCTTAAATTTTGAGTTATTAGTTTGGACTGCGGAACCCAATAAACAATTTTTGCTCAAAAGTGATTTATACTACAATATTTACGAAAATTTACAGCAAAGACAAATTGAAATTCCTTTTGCTCAATTAGATTTACATGTGCGTTCTGGTAGGTTAGAATTTACGCCAGAAATGCAATTAGCTCTAATGCAGATGGTTGAACGATTATCAAACAATGAGTAA
- a CDS encoding pPIWI_RE_Z domain-containing protein — protein MSQMSLFEAPTEFKDRLEQLKEAGLDRIQAELLLQVELGFALMEYLKLDDEPVTAPWAILSGMPLRHPRLQSLNQMERRAIANTRQIVPFSARFAWLGALRSYLRIPLDWRNYDEFTPQNWDSYIINAAKNLRHQVHQHLYERCLNTNLDFRLRKVKRVEAGTTYQFEAKTGEETVIVPVRFTQQQVRNAQIQPSPWFATTPSRSSFSLRISDLELDAAWIDQREEALARQYGWEQTAKGHWVDRFRKINFHKVQENGTLFPQEEQILELDGFTNIAGMVASGKTTVSQLFSVNILRHHCDRRITLVVSDVQSAIKLANQINWWFCNDPENDDPVAVPILGRSKRDAHLQSFSASKDYQEHRQRGQPHWGERWLGTACPLQGQLKERDFIQLLDGKALKAGIEPCHTLKKMPKSDRSKRRKNLGSSYLCPFFDKCPSQQVYRDMPNARVWITTPGAMAMAGLPRHLELRPIKIGELVNEQSDFVVFDEIETIIKWFDDTYAEEVVLTDGGNSGVFDDIGVKTEQFSKTNRVMPPSTQRWTGAERDAQKAITATLTLLDKQVGHQFLRKWIKRGYFTPNSLLFKFARRLAGLEEFEPSDTSEAVSRANTRLVQPIVRYFDALLNEDDPLRMEPSSNPNRDPVFRLARLMQEINSTGESASDENIYRACKAWIIEFFRNTERRLAQLRTELENRNQSSQQQRRSPNGDEPDVDTVETLAYRLQFALTIALLDRHTRIVFYEWHNRPQSINDDSPHRRMPAAMLNILPLPPTGRQFGTYYSRGNDDNKSSRNGSNNALTLFAYTNIGRCYILNFHRLLTDFNGQRSPNVLALSGTSYLPHSTSFHVANPQGVLMPEQGARDAIAQSHFKFLPQFNQKNQPLRISGMSERRKMSLFQEIARSLVGTNGTGHLGQELRELKHLGENDLSNHWKDRDRLLLLVNSYDQARWAANEIRNCWSSMQDFVYHLVPDNIETYTEDNFDELAKFIKPPDKGALNRADIETFGQTKGKILVAPMNAIGRGFNILNANGKAAFGSIYFLTRPYPHPHDTQAIAQEMNRRALDWADKADFLAWQQGDGIVQRAEKVRQLAARYWRSVEQRSYYKTLRDNQELLAFPRFDLAATTAGLVIQAVGRLLRGGVPFRGYFVDAAWAPKSAARKADPELSELDTEETSLLVAMLLRICDYASEENTVGNALYKPLADALEGIEDLHW, from the coding sequence GCACCGACCGAGTTTAAAGACCGGCTCGAACAGCTGAAGGAAGCAGGTTTGGATCGTATTCAAGCTGAATTGTTGCTTCAGGTAGAGCTTGGCTTTGCTCTGATGGAGTATTTGAAACTTGATGATGAGCCAGTCACCGCACCTTGGGCAATCTTGAGTGGAATGCCTTTGAGACATCCACGCTTACAGAGTTTGAATCAGATGGAACGTCGAGCGATCGCTAACACTCGCCAAATAGTTCCATTTTCCGCCCGTTTCGCTTGGTTAGGCGCACTGCGTTCTTATCTAAGGATTCCTCTAGATTGGCGTAATTATGACGAATTCACTCCGCAAAACTGGGATAGCTATATTATTAATGCTGCCAAAAATCTTCGGCATCAAGTTCATCAACATTTGTACGAACGTTGCTTAAATACCAATTTAGATTTCCGGCTTCGCAAAGTTAAACGAGTAGAAGCCGGAACCACTTATCAATTTGAGGCAAAGACAGGAGAAGAGACGGTTATAGTACCAGTCAGATTTACACAGCAGCAGGTACGAAATGCACAAATACAGCCGTCACCTTGGTTTGCTACAACTCCTTCTCGTAGTTCGTTTTCGCTTCGTATTTCAGATTTAGAGTTAGATGCAGCATGGATTGATCAGCGAGAAGAAGCGTTAGCGCGTCAATATGGCTGGGAGCAAACTGCCAAAGGACACTGGGTTGATCGTTTTCGCAAAATTAACTTCCACAAAGTTCAGGAGAACGGAACACTGTTTCCGCAAGAGGAGCAAATTCTTGAGTTAGATGGATTCACAAACATTGCAGGTATGGTTGCCTCTGGAAAAACCACGGTTTCGCAGTTGTTCAGTGTTAATATTTTGCGGCATCATTGCGATCGCCGCATCACGTTAGTCGTTAGTGATGTGCAATCAGCGATTAAACTAGCAAACCAAATTAACTGGTGGTTTTGTAACGATCCAGAGAATGATGATCCAGTAGCAGTGCCAATCTTGGGGCGCAGTAAACGCGATGCACACCTTCAGAGTTTTTCTGCTTCAAAAGATTATCAAGAACATCGACAACGCGGACAGCCTCACTGGGGTGAGCGTTGGCTAGGAACAGCTTGTCCTCTCCAAGGTCAGCTAAAAGAGCGTGATTTTATTCAACTTCTAGACGGCAAAGCTCTTAAAGCAGGAATTGAACCCTGTCATACTCTAAAAAAGATGCCTAAAAGCGATCGCAGCAAGCGACGTAAAAACCTCGGTTCATCCTATTTGTGTCCATTCTTTGATAAATGCCCATCCCAACAGGTTTATCGTGATATGCCAAATGCTCGTGTTTGGATTACAACTCCTGGCGCGATGGCAATGGCAGGATTACCGCGTCATTTAGAGTTGCGCCCGATCAAAATCGGTGAACTCGTCAACGAACAATCAGATTTTGTGGTCTTCGATGAAATAGAAACAATCATCAAGTGGTTTGATGACACTTATGCTGAGGAGGTGGTTCTGACTGACGGTGGTAATAGCGGCGTTTTTGATGATATTGGCGTGAAAACTGAACAATTCTCAAAAACTAACCGTGTTATGCCTCCATCAACGCAACGATGGACTGGAGCAGAACGTGATGCACAAAAAGCAATTACAGCAACACTAACCCTACTCGATAAACAGGTTGGACATCAATTTCTCCGAAAATGGATCAAGCGAGGTTACTTTACACCTAACTCCCTTTTGTTCAAATTTGCGCGTCGTCTTGCTGGATTGGAAGAATTTGAACCTTCTGATACATCTGAGGCAGTTTCAAGAGCAAATACTCGACTTGTTCAGCCAATTGTGCGTTATTTTGATGCACTGCTTAACGAGGATGATCCCTTGCGGATGGAGCCTTCATCTAACCCAAATCGAGATCCAGTCTTTCGCCTTGCGCGTCTTATGCAAGAAATCAATAGTACTGGAGAAAGTGCTTCAGATGAAAATATCTACAGGGCTTGTAAAGCTTGGATTATCGAATTTTTCCGAAATACAGAACGGCGTTTAGCGCAACTGCGAACAGAATTGGAGAATCGCAATCAAAGTTCTCAACAACAGCGACGTTCACCGAACGGGGATGAGCCAGATGTAGATACTGTTGAAACGTTGGCTTATCGCCTCCAATTTGCGCTGACGATCGCTCTTTTAGATCGGCACACTCGAATTGTCTTCTATGAATGGCACAACCGACCCCAATCAATCAACGATGATTCACCCCATCGTCGGATGCCTGCTGCAATGTTGAATATTTTGCCATTGCCTCCCACGGGGCGACAGTTCGGCACTTATTATTCCAGAGGAAATGACGATAATAAAAGCTCCAGAAATGGCAGCAATAATGCATTAACGTTGTTTGCCTACACCAATATTGGACGCTGCTACATTTTAAACTTTCATCGTTTATTAACAGATTTTAACGGTCAACGTAGCCCCAATGTGCTGGCACTTTCTGGAACATCCTACTTACCGCATTCTACCAGCTTTCACGTTGCTAATCCGCAAGGGGTTTTAATGCCAGAACAGGGGGCGAGAGATGCGATCGCTCAAAGCCATTTCAAATTTCTTCCCCAATTCAACCAAAAGAACCAACCTCTCCGTATTTCTGGTATGTCCGAACGACGCAAAATGAGCTTGTTTCAGGAAATAGCGCGATCGCTCGTTGGTACTAACGGTACAGGGCATTTAGGGCAAGAACTTAGGGAATTAAAACATCTTGGCGAAAATGATTTAAGTAACCATTGGAAGGATCGCGATCGCCTTCTTTTACTAGTCAACTCATACGATCAAGCTCGTTGGGCAGCAAACGAAATTCGCAATTGCTGGTCAAGTATGCAGGACTTTGTTTATCACCTAGTTCCTGACAATATAGAGACATATACGGAAGATAACTTTGATGAGCTAGCAAAATTTATCAAACCACCTGATAAGGGTGCGCTCAATCGTGCAGATATTGAAACTTTTGGGCAAACTAAGGGAAAGATTCTTGTTGCTCCTATGAATGCGATCGGGCGTGGTTTCAATATTTTGAATGCCAACGGTAAAGCCGCATTTGGTTCTATTTACTTTCTGACTCGTCCATATCCACACCCACATGATACACAGGCGATCGCCCAAGAAATGAACCGTCGCGCTTTAGACTGGGCGGATAAAGCAGACTTTCTCGCATGGCAACAAGGAGACGGAATTGTGCAACGTGCTGAAAAGGTGCGCCAACTAGCGGCGCGTTACTGGCGATCGGTTGAGCAACGTTCCTACTATAAAACTCTGCGCGATAATCAGGAATTACTTGCTTTTCCTAGATTTGACCTTGCTGCAACTACTGCTGGATTAGTTATTCAAGCCGTTGGTCGTCTTTTGCGTGGAGGTGTCCCATTTCGTGGTTATTTTGTCGATGCAGCTTGGGCACCCAAGAGTGCTGCAAGGAAAGCTGATCCAGAATTATCTGAACTAGATACAGAAGAGACAAGTCTTCTGGTTGCTATGCTTCTACGAATCTGCGACTACGCCAGCGAGGAAAACACAGTAGGAAATGCGCTTTACAAGCCTCTAGCCGATGCACTGGAAGGAATCGAAGATTTGCATTGGTAA